One Deinococcota bacterium DNA segment encodes these proteins:
- a CDS encoding alpha/beta hydrolase — MLRVTERAHVFKRVGGAALELRLYEPVGPRTGGAVVFFCGGGWLNGDLEQFAPQSRHFAARGMVAACAEYRVRNRHGATPFDGLADARAAIRWLRERAERLGFDADRLVAAGGSAGGHLAACTAIIEDAESPPSARPDALVLFNPVLDTSPTGFGHERFGGRGHELSPLHHLGPDLPPTLILQGEDDETTPLRTAAAFTKRMRETGNSCKLVSFAGEGHGFFNPGRGEGRTFTATLRHADTFLGALGYLSPRPVNSKGAPQP, encoded by the coding sequence ATGCTTAGGGTGACGGAGCGCGCGCACGTCTTCAAGCGCGTGGGTGGGGCGGCGCTCGAGCTGCGCCTCTACGAGCCGGTCGGGCCGAGGACGGGGGGAGCCGTCGTCTTCTTCTGCGGGGGCGGCTGGCTGAACGGCGACCTCGAGCAGTTCGCCCCGCAGTCGCGGCACTTCGCCGCGCGCGGCATGGTCGCGGCTTGCGCCGAATACCGCGTGCGCAACCGGCACGGCGCGACGCCTTTCGACGGCCTCGCCGACGCCCGCGCAGCCATCCGCTGGCTGCGCGAACGTGCCGAGCGTCTGGGCTTCGACGCGGACCGCCTGGTGGCGGCGGGCGGCTCGGCCGGGGGCCACCTGGCGGCGTGTACGGCGATAATCGAGGATGCGGAGAGCCCTCCGTCCGCCCGCCCCGACGCGCTCGTCCTCTTCAACCCCGTCCTCGACACCAGCCCCACGGGCTTTGGCCACGAACGCTTTGGCGGGCGCGGCCACGAGCTCTCCCCACTACACCACCTCGGGCCGGATCTGCCGCCTACCCTCATCCTCCAGGGCGAGGACGACGAGACGACCCCGCTCAGGACCGCCGCGGCCTTTACCAAGCGGATGCGGGAGACCGGCAACTCCTGCAAACTCGTCAGCTTCGCGGGCGAAGGCCACGGTTTTTTCAACCCAGGCCGCGGCGAGGGGCGCACCTTTACAGCCACCCTGCGCCACGCCGATACCTTTCTCGGCGCGCTAGGCTATTTGAGCCCCAGACCCGTGAACTCCAAAGGAGCCCCGCAACCATGA
- a CDS encoding rhamnulokinase, whose protein sequence is MGAEASRHVAVDLGASSGRVALGVLEGGRLEVTVLHRFHNEPASLRGHLYWDVLGLWREVLRGLKLAAAAGPVASVGVDSWAVDYVLLDEDGLLMDGAHHYRDARTDGVMEDAFKTLSRSELYERTGLQFLPFNTLYQLLAVKRDLPGLLARAARLVMIPDLFHYWLGGRIVGERTNASTTQLFDPRTAAWSPEVLAAFGLPPQLLPELVEPGTVLGTLTNEVARDTGLAGTALIAPATHDTASAVAAVPAEGEGWAFVSSGTWSLVGVETGAPVLTAAALGANLSNEAGVRGSTRLLKNVMGLWILQECRAAWGEPGFESLLGEAEAHGPLGLLIDPDDARLLPPGPDMPERVCRLVAERHGRTLTSRATVTRCVLESLAARYAEVLNGLERVTGLRVRTVHVVGGGAQIDLLNQLSADASGREVLAGPAEATLMGNLLVQAEALGTIPAGSLREVVRRSTTTRRFTPSTGGAPRHA, encoded by the coding sequence ATGGGCGCTGAAGCGAGCCGCCATGTGGCCGTGGACCTGGGCGCCTCGAGCGGGCGGGTCGCGCTCGGCGTGCTCGAAGGGGGCAGGCTCGAGGTCACGGTCCTGCACCGCTTCCATAACGAGCCCGCGTCGCTGCGCGGCCACCTCTACTGGGACGTCTTGGGCCTGTGGCGCGAGGTCCTGCGCGGGCTCAAACTTGCCGCGGCCGCGGGGCCCGTCGCCAGCGTCGGGGTGGACAGCTGGGCCGTGGACTACGTCCTTCTCGACGAGGACGGCCTGCTCATGGACGGCGCGCACCACTACCGCGACGCCCGCACGGACGGGGTGATGGAGGACGCCTTCAAGACGCTCTCCCGGAGCGAGCTTTACGAGCGGACGGGTCTGCAGTTTTTGCCCTTCAACACCCTCTACCAGCTCCTGGCGGTCAAGCGCGACCTGCCCGGCCTGCTGGCGCGCGCGGCGCGGCTGGTGATGATTCCCGACCTCTTTCACTACTGGCTGGGCGGGCGCATCGTGGGCGAAAGGACCAACGCCTCGACCACGCAGCTTTTCGACCCCCGTACCGCTGCCTGGTCGCCGGAGGTCTTGGCGGCCTTTGGACTCCCTCCGCAGCTGTTGCCCGAACTGGTCGAGCCGGGCACCGTCCTCGGCACGCTCACGAACGAGGTCGCCCGCGACACGGGCCTGGCGGGCACCGCCCTGATCGCGCCCGCCACGCACGACACCGCCTCGGCGGTGGCGGCCGTGCCCGCCGAGGGGGAGGGCTGGGCGTTCGTCTCGAGCGGCACCTGGTCGCTCGTCGGCGTCGAGACGGGGGCGCCCGTCCTCACGGCGGCGGCCCTGGGGGCGAACTTGAGCAACGAGGCGGGGGTGCGCGGCAGCACCCGGCTTCTCAAGAACGTGATGGGCCTGTGGATTTTGCAGGAATGCCGCGCCGCCTGGGGCGAGCCCGGCTTCGAGAGCCTCCTGGGCGAAGCCGAGGCGCACGGGCCGCTCGGCCTTCTCATCGACCCTGACGACGCGCGGCTGCTGCCACCCGGCCCGGACATGCCGGAGCGCGTCTGTAGGCTCGTCGCCGAGAGGCACGGCCGCACGCTGACCTCGCGCGCCACGGTCACGCGCTGCGTCCTGGAAAGCCTGGCCGCGCGCTACGCCGAGGTCTTAAACGGGCTCGAGCGGGTGACGGGCCTGCGCGTTCGCACGGTCCATGTCGTCGGCGGCGGCGCACAGATCGATCTCTTAAACCAGCTCAGCGCCGACGCCAGCGGCCGCGAGGTCTTAGCCGGCCCGGCGGAGGCGACGCTGATGGGCAACCTGCTCGTCCAGGCCGAAGCACTCGGCACGATCCCGGCGGGCAGCCTCCGCGAGGTCGTGCGGCGTTCGACCACCACCCGCCGTTTCACGCCGAGCACCGGGGGCGCCCCCCGCCATGCTTAG